CATTTAATCAGAAGACACCGACTTCTCGAACAAGCGAAGGATTAGTCCACAGTTGTCAGGCAGTTGATGTATGCTTTCCCAAGATCAGGTTGGTTCACGCTCATTTAGGGAGGACCTAAGTATAGCAATGGATGGCAAGAACCTGATATGATGATGGTACCAACCTCTTCAAGGAGCTCATTTCCTTGATAGCAGTACAGAAACACTTCAAGAGCCATGCAAAGCAAGTAAGCTACCATAGGTATACACCTAAACCAATTTCTGTTGTTTAACTCCTGAAAATTACAAAAGCAATTAACAAGATGACCATGATCACTAGACAAGAGGTAAAAATATGTTCATAGACGGAAATAAAATACAGTAAGGACTTCTAAAATAACAGAGGGGCAAGAATAATAATTTGTCGGCCATCCTCACACTTTTTATGAGTAGACTCAAACGGTGGTTTTCAATAACGTGTCGTATCTGTGGATTTGCTTAATACAAAGAGGAACTAGACACTTTGTATGAAGCCTATAGCAAAGTTATATCCCTAGTTACCAAATCCACAGATTGTATATTGGGAGCGGACGTAACAGGATTTTACCATAGCCAGCTGATAAGCCGTGACGCAGATGATGACGACAGACACGGCGAACTGCGCCAGTATGGGCAGAGAGAAGCAGCGCTGTATCTGTCTGGCAGCCTTCAAAGCTGCCTCGTGCTTTATGATGCACTGTGACAAGCGAGTGAGAACTATCCTTTCTTCTGTTGGTGATATCAGTtgctgaagaaaaaaaaaattaaatgaacaaGACATTTTGGAGACCTCGTAGTGAGATGAGCAAGTATTCCATAGCAGAATCTTAAAAATGGGGATTGTTCGACTTGTTTTTGTCTTTGCAGCTAATTCAGATTTCTTACGCCAGGCAGGTTTAatgtgtttaaataataattttaagaatttatttaaaattcaagcattcatcttcatacttcTGTGATACCTTGTCAGGCAAAGGAATACCATCACACAAAGTCCTAAGAGACAACGCTACAAGCCTCAGCCTGCAGCGGCAAACCGCTATTAATGACGTCACCAGAGTGTCCAAGCAAACATTCACTAGTGCTGCTAACGTTACTGCTGAGCTCTgcaaaaaaaatggaataagTACAAGAAATCAAGGTTTACTTAATGATTACACCAATGTAGCATACATTGGTGTAATCATTAATAGAAAAGAACTGTCAAGAAACCAATGTGAAAGAAagataaaaacgaaaaatatatagataCCTGGTCAATGTATGTTAATTCGTAGGCAGGTGACTTCGAAGTATCGTAGGGATACCTGAgaatagtaaaaataatacatgatGGTAATGGTTTGATAAAAAAGTCTTGCATGAAAAACGATCAAATTTCGTAAATTGAATGAATAATTTGGAAATATAATTctggagaaataaaaaaatatcaagaaaacattttcaaacaatataaaaggaCAAACTCTTTTCACTCTATTATGCATAATCTCTCTGTTATCTGTGTGTCAAAATGtgtttatgtgtgcaataaagaacaAACTAAACCAAATTACCAAGCTCTGAGAGGCAGTTGATTCTTCTCAGCACTGGCTGCCCAGCCGAACACCGTCACTCCAGACAACAGGGTATACAAACCCATGCTCATAGTGGTTTCAACATTGCAACTGTTTAGAAAAATTAGgtgttttagtaaataaattctatatgACAAATACTAATTTGAGTATTGGCTTTCTGAGTGAACTGAGCAAGTTCtattt
The DNA window shown above is from Helicoverpa zea isolate HzStark_Cry1AcR chromosome 16, ilHelZeax1.1, whole genome shotgun sequence and carries:
- the LOC124637724 gene encoding odorant receptor 2a-like, translating into MGLMVKNENRSLQYCLTVLKVAGFLTPPRDGRIPRLTRRLYCFGVFMFLVGCIIMAQTGAMFEIWGDLALMTSASFLLFTNLAFATKIINVVVRSREIQEIIDEGDADLLAEDRYLGIEVIKSCNVETTMSMGLYTLLSGVTVFGWAASAEKNQLPLRAWYPYDTSKSPAYELTYIDQSSAVTLAALVNVCLDTLVTSLIAVCRCRLRLVALSLRTLCDGIPLPDKQLISPTEERIVLTRLSQCIIKHEAALKAARQIQRCFSLPILAQFAVSVVIICVTAYQLAMELNNRNWFRCIPMVAYLLCMALEVFLYCYQGNELLEESSEIAGAAYECPWYHCSVRMRRTLLIVMVRTRRALRLTAGGITTLSLACFTSIIKGSYTFFTVLQQAEDRNPK